In Phaseolus vulgaris cultivar G19833 chromosome 3, P. vulgaris v2.0, whole genome shotgun sequence, the sequence TTATATTTGGGAGTGGAAATTTCCACTTCTAACAAacattctctattttttttcacaAGAAGTAACCCTATTCAGCTTGGATAAGACCTAACACGAAATTATATAAATCTTTTAATTCAAAAGCGAAAATTTATCCTCatctttctttctcttcaaATCCAACCATAGGGATGCAAACAGGCACATGCAAAGTTACAATACACATACATACCCACAACTGTAATGTCAGCTCCATACTTTTTAGCTAAAGCAGAGGTGGTTGCAATAGCCTAATAAAAACACAACAACCCCAAATCAGCACTTGATGAATGAATGCACAAATTAAGCCAAGCCCAATAAAACTGAAGTGCATCACAGTGACCCACTTGTCTTGTACCCTCAGAGAGATAGGGATTCCTATCCGTAATGGGCAAAAGCAGATGCTTGAATTCCGTGAAGGCATCACCGGCCACACTGACTTCGGGTTCCTGCGGCTTAGCCTTGGCTGAACCGAAAGCAAATGCCGAAATCAGCGATTTTCGGAAAAACCCATGaataaacaaatgaaaaatCTTACCTTTGTGAGCGATTCTGCTGAGCCTGGCGAATAGAGAGAGTTTGTGAGTTTTGGGGCGGAGCGTTGAAGAGAAGTTTAAACAGTGTGAGGAAATCGACAACCGTGGGTTGGGTGTGGAAGGTTTGGGACAGTCGGAGGGTTCAATGGGAACTGCGAGCAGGTAGTGAGCGAACGCCATGAAATGGAAGATGAAGAGGGTGGTGGTGCTAAGATCAAGGTTCAGTGCAGATTGGGGTAGCTTCCAGAGAAAGGAGACGACAACAACATCgtaaaagtaaattataaattaaaattaatgacattaaataaaatgagataGCTCCATGGGAAGAGATTTATAGCCTGGATGTGAGGTCTATGGAGGAAAGTGTAGCGGCACCCTATGCTCGAGCCACCTGTTACAACGGCCACCACCAACACCGATTACTGTTACAggaataaaaaagtattttttattaaaatttatattttaagtagTAGTTATCAATAGAAatttaacatatataaaataattttaaataagtcgaaataaaaaataaaaaataatatatataaaaaatatgaactaattaattaacatattttttcttcatcttttatagtttgagttttttttattacgaattttctctttttttcattaataattttaagaCTGAAGAATGTGATGTTAAAGTTATGATTCAGttgatgatataaaaaattgtgtaaaagagataattatttaaaagaatcTCTATATATAatctctttatatataaatatatagatatagatattaAAAATTTGGAGTGGAATGACACATGCTATAACTATTTTATACTAGGAATCAGGGTTGTTATAACAGATAAGAAAATATACTAcgaaattaatataaaaactaaaatgaataatatcaaataatactTCAATAGTTTTATGATCTCATATGATGTCAATTTTCAGAAGATTCTTAAATCCATTGGATTTTGGGGTTTCGTCTTTGTTTGAAGTTTGGATTGTAATCTTAGTTTTTAATTTGTCATGAGCGATttctttattttagattttattttggtttaaataaaaaattaactaaaagtgttttaaaattattgacgTGTTTAAGTTCAGTCTTAAGAGAATAAAATGAGTCTTAATATGAATTAGCAATGAAGAATATTTTAACCAATTAACAATACGATCTAGTTTATTAAAATTACTTAAACTTTTTAAACTTGAATTTGTAACACTTTTAATCTATTAGCaatgttttaatatattaaagtactttaaatatttactttagtgatttaatatattaaaagtgTATTAGACATTAAAATGTTACAACTTTGCAATTGGtttaatggattaaaatatattttaattatattaaaattatcaattttataaCCACACTATTtcatttaattctataaataattaatctaaatatttttttaaagtattgaCAAAAATTAAGGTTGAGAGTGATTTGATTGCTTTGAAAATAACTTTTAGTACTTTTTTTAGTTGATTAATGAATTTAAAGtgttagataaaaaataacatattaaagATCAACATTgtttttcaatatttatttattgtatttccTTAAACACAAATCACCTAAATATACGACATTTaagttagaaaaataaaataaaataaaataaaagatgtgATAAAGTGtattaaagtaaataaaattttattgccTATAATGGAGaacttattatattataattaatataatttacaattttttttatcaacaatcatATACGATACAACAACTATCTCTtggatttattttgttttatcaagATGAATAAAAAGTTAATCCGTtgatatactttttttaatagttCACAACTAATATATATTAGTAAAATTGATCTgtatgatattttaattatctcAAATATATGTagttacaaataaaattataagaagtcaaatttaattaaatgtttttttacacttcacattatattttttaaaattaaatttcaaaatgttTAGTGAATCATTGttattatttcctttttttacACGATAATGTCCACATCTATATTGTTTAGTCTAAAAAATACAGATAAAATACCACaggaaaataaacattttatataaaaagcATGCTAACATATCAACTAccataaaaattataaacctttattattttagtatttttctaCAGTTAATTGTtgtaatattttcaatataaatatactttattttttgtacttggaatatgaaatataaatcaCTTGAAAGAAATTGTGTGCTATAATTTCAACAAAATTTCTACTAATAAATCGTATGCAAtatagaataatatttttatataatatttccttaacattattaaaagaagataaaattCATATTATAGGTCAAaacattcaattaaaaaatatattttactctcatacaaaagttataaatttttaacCAACAATTTTGTATTCTCTTAAAAAGGTATTgaaataaagtaataatttatttatccaaatacacaaaaatatttctataacctttataaaataaattcaatgaaaaaagaaaatttcaaaatatttataaaaaatattaattagggtttaaataactattataatctacgtcaaataatataaaatgcacaacatttattttgaaatgaagaaagaaaaccAGGAACCCTATTACTGGTAGTGgtcctcttctttctccagtGCACGCCGTTCTTTCTCACCTGTTTCGTTCCACGCTCCCATTCTTCTCTTCTTCAAAGCAATAGCTTCTATAACACAATAGTTTCATCAAATAATAGACAGGTAATCATATTCGATCTTActatgtttctgttttttttttttttttaatttctcccTCTATTTTGTTGCTGATTTGCTCAATTCTATGATTATGTGAATACGATGCATTTTTTTGCTGTATGAGACTACTGGAACATATCTTCATAATGCATTTGAGAACATGCAATGAACGGGTCATTGTCTTCCAATGGTGTTAGTTGTGTGATAGAGATGTGTTTGGCGTTCTTTGTATAAGTTAGGTGAGGTCTGCACAATTATTCATGGTTTCTGAAATTATTTGTACACTAGAGAATGTCACTTGAGAGCCAACGTTTCAGAAACTTGATTGGATTTGTTATTCTAagttctattttaaaattatttaaaagttcTGTGAATTTCTACTATGTTTGAAAGTGGgatttttttgttgttgcatGTGTTAGGTGTTATAAGCTTATGTGAGGATGTAGTAGGAATTAACGGAATGACTAAATAGGCTTGTCTATTTGTTATGCATAGCTTGTTGAAGTAAGAAGTGCTTTTGGCTTCTAATTGGAACACAGTAATTATGATCGAAGTCCAATTAGTTCACATGTAACACTccaagcttttttttttttatatgtacaaCTAGTCTACTATTAGGTTGAATCACGGAAGAAGTAAGTCATTAGAAAGTATTAGCCGGGTGTCGCCTATTATGAATAGCATTATTTGTTAATAATGGTGTCTGAATTGAGTGCCTGTCTGTGTTGGGTTTTTTGCCAAGTACTTGTTAGAGGATCCTGCTTTAGGTTTTGTTGATCCTATTAACAATTTGTTCCACTGATTTCATGGTAGAATTGCTATGAGAGAGGCTATTGTGGTTGCTTTTAAATGATCATCAAAGAGCTTAATTTTTTTGCTGCTGGTTGGTAGAACTCAAGTGTATCTGATTTATCTTTTGTTGTctttaatgtaaaaataaattaggCTTTTTCGTTATTGTTTAAGATACTTAACAGTGGCAGTAAAAAGGATACTTAAAGAGTGGCTGGAAGTAGTAGACTGTACTATTGGATTGAATGAACTGTCTTCAGGTTGTATGCTTGCTTGGAGCTGAAGCTATGCTTATGGACTGCATATTTCCACTTCTCTTTTGTTGCTTTTTTAAGTTTTGGTTGTCAGATGACTAGTTATAGGTTTTCACTTTATAGGGTTTGTTTGGTTGTTCATCACAATGCCGAACGGTTTATGTGGCTGTTTCTTATTGATTTATTGCtctcaattataatttatgTGTGTTATTTAACTTCCTTTTtggtttcataattttttttgtgaacTATGCATCTTTGAGCATTGTTGGTTTGTTGCGATAACAGAGTCATACATTTTCTTTGAAACATGCACTTTATTTATGTTGTATATTTCTTTTCCTTATGAGCTTTGGGTTCACTACAAGTGGACCACGCTCATACTAGCTCATTTCCGAATTATTGACAATGCAACATTTTGTAGTTTTTACTTCATTTGGAAGGGAGAATCTAAGTTTGATTGTCTCCTAATCCTCTTGAACCTGGGCATAATGGGATCAAAAAATGCAAACGAGAAGAAGCAAAAGGACAAAAGGAAGAAGGTTAAGGATAATTTGAGTTCAAAACATTCAGCACCAAGTGATGGCAAGGTTATCAATGATCCTCGATTTGCAAAGGTTCACACAGATCCTCGGTTTAGGGAGGCCCCAAAGCGTGAAACGAAGGTGGCCATTGACTCTCGCTTCAACCGCATGTTCACTCACAAGAGTTTTTTGCCTTCTTCTGCTCCTGTTGACAAGAGAGGCAAGGCCAAGAACAAACCAACCTCTCAAGTTGGTTCTATGCGCCATTACTACAAAATTGATGAAAAGGAAACTGAGAAGAGTAGTGACGAGGAAGAAGAGATTGAAGAGGAATTGGTGAAAGCCAATAGGTTGAAACCAAAGAGTGATAAAGATTCTGAGTTGGAAGAGACCAGTGAATCTGAGTCGTCAGCTAAGTCAGAAGAGACCAGTGAGTCAGAGTCTGCTACAGATACCGATACAGACGAAGGTGCAGATGAGGAAGTTTATGAGGAAGAAGAATCTGATGTCCAGGTACTGTATCGTTTAAAGTTGAATTTTTCCATCTTTGTTTTGTGTGACATTGTATATAACAATGGATGGGCccttttgaatttattttgtgGACAGGAAGACATAGCGGAGATTGAAAAAGAAACACATAGGCTTGCTGTTGTTAACATGGACTGGAGGTTTGTTAAGGTACTATGCATTTGctgcaataaatttttaatatgagaattatttaaaatgttagGCTAAAATGTCgcttttgtttgttgttttttgcTAGGCTGTTGATTTGTATGCATTGTTATGTTCATTTCTCCCACCTAATGGACTGATCAAATCAGTAGCTATCTATCCATCTGAGTTTGGTCTTCAACGGATGAAAGAGGAGGAAGTTCATGGACCTATTGGTCTGTTTGATGACGAAGATGATAACAGTGATGAAGATAACAACAATGATGGCATTGATAATGAGAAACTTCGTGCATATGAGAAGAGTAGGATGCGGtaaataactattaaaaaaCACTTGTAATGTGATATATTGGCTTGACTTAACTGCATTTAGATAAAACTGTCAAATGCATTATCACCTTGTATGGTTCTGTTTTTATGCTTTTTTCCATAGGTTGGGCTGTGGAAATTTCTTCCACAGATGGGAGCATTAGGTCTTGTCTGTATTTGTGTTACACTTTGCATAATATTATAGTCTCCTATTTTGGATTTGAATATCCTGCCTATTGTTGCTTTCTGTAAGAGAACTTTTGGGGAGATTCTAATGCAAGCAAACCTGTATGAGTAACCCAGAGAAATGCTGCCTTAGATTCCTGTTTTGTCTGGCTGTTGAGTCTGCTCTCAATACTCAACTAAATGATCATTCAGTCTAACTGATTCCTTGATGACGAGTGTATGGGACATTTTTGAGTCCCTTTCAGCCTTGTAGAGCCAATATGGTGCCAGAATCAACATTAAGTGCTTCTGGAGTTCTTAATGATGGTACAATGTAAAGGGGAACTGAGTTTTTGTGGAGAACGTCCCCACCTCATTCTTGTGACTATCATTTTCCAACTGACCATATTGGAATTCCTGCATTTTATCATGATGATCCAGTTGGGAGGGTGTCTGGAGTAGGAAGCCACACATTGTTATTCACTCATGTGTGACGCCTCAGATGACTTTATATTGCTGTGCCTTTTCATATGCAACTCGAGTTGAGTAAACTGTTCTGCTGACAGATACATGTATCCACAACGTACAACTAGGGAAACTTAAGGGATCTTTTCAGCACATCGTTGAGTGTTTTAACAGATACATGTTTACCATGTGatatatatctcattttatcttttttcttcttttcatacTAATCTTTATTATTTCTCTGCTCCCTAGGTACTATTTTGCTGTGGTAGAATGCAACTCAATTACCACAGCAGATTACATTTACAAGGAGTGTGATGGGGTTGAGTTCATGCAGACATCTAATGCACTTGATTTAAGGTTTATCCCAGACGACATGGAATTCAAACACCCACCTCGGGATGTTGCTACCGAGGTATTTAAGATGCGATTGTAGTTGACATCCAATAGTATGCCAGATTAAAAAATCCAATTAGAAAATTGATTGATGTGGACTTTAAATTTATATGGTCTCTATACGTGTGTGCTCGCACACATATTTACATACGATGTATTTATGCAGTATGACAATAATTTGCAAATTTTTGACTCCTTTCTATGCTTAGGTGCCTGCAAATTATGAGTGTAATGATTTCTATTCTCGGGCACTTCAGCACAGTGAGGTTACCCTTACTTGGGAGGATGAAGAACCTCTTCGCGTAAAGACATTGAATCGGAACCTCAATGATGAGCAGGTAAGTTTTCTTTGTAGTAATCAAAGTTTTAAATAGTGCACTATAGCAATTAGCAATGCAGAGCGTGCTACAGTGGAGCGGTTTAGTGCAATGGCTGTGGCGGACTAAGCAGCAAGCTGTTGCTGATGCTATAACAGCTTTGTGTTAGTTTCAAAAAATACCTTGGAAAAAAGATATTAGGCCTGTTGGTAGACtgtttttggatttttatttccaaaatcgAAATCTATAGATGTAATAATAGTGAAAATTATAAAGACTTGGATTTAGAAGATGATGGCTGGTAATTCCTACCAATCTAGGAAACTTGTATTAGACTTTTGTTGGTATTTACTTGTATGCTTTGTTTTTTACACCTgtgattttttattcttaattatagATGTTATTAATTTTGAGTAAATGTTTATCAGTTTTGAGAATTTATATGTATATAGGATACGttgtataaattataaaaaaattgaaaacatcaGCTGTCCCGCTTTATTCCATTACACTATAGCGTTTTTGGAGCTGGCTGCTACGCCCTATCTTGGATTTAAACATTGGCAGTCATCTGTTGTTTCTGTTGTGCATAAGTTTTTCCTTGTGAAAAATTCTGGGCTTGCATTGTGTTATTATGGGTGGGGTCTTGAGTATTTCCATCTTTTATATGGTCATTTATACACGGTGatcttatttataaaattagtttcagACCCCTTATACATATTACAAAGGAACGTACTTGTGTATCCTTTACACATGTCTATTTGTTTTTTATCTACATCTTGTCTGTAATTGAGAAGCATGGATATTCTTccatattattttatatgtattttctGTATTTATCTTTTTGCTATATGCTTCAAATTGAAAGTCTTTTTCTCATCTTCCCTTCTTCCTCTTGAATAGCTAGCTCAGATGGAATTGAAGGAACTCTTAAATTCtgatgagagtgaaagtgatgATAGCAAGGATAATAGGGAGACAGATGATCAGAatgataaaatggaaaaaaaacgAGCTAAGTACCGTGCTTTGCTCCAATCTGGTGATGATTCAGATGGAGGTGATGAACATGATAATATCCAGGACATGGAGGTCACCTTCAATACAGGTTTGGAAGATTTAAGCAAACATATATTGGAAAAGAAGGATAAAAAATCAGAAACAGTTTGGGATGCATATTTGAGGAAAAAACGTGAGAAAAAGAAGGCCAGGAAAAATAAAGCAAAGCATTCATCAGATGACGACAGCGATGATGATACTGATCAAGAGGCAACTGAAGAAGCAGATGACTTCTTCATGGAGGAGCCTGCTGTCAAGAAGAGGAAAAAGGCACAAAATACAGAAGACGAAGAACATAAACCCCAAGACAATGTGAGCAAAGAGGAGCTTGAACTGTTGCTTGCTGATGATAAGGGGACAGATACTGGTCTCAAGGGatataatctaaaatttaaaaaaggcAAGGGAAAAAGGAGGGAGAATGCTTTTGATGAGGAAAAAATTCCAAGTAATGCATTTGATGATCCACGTTTTTCAGCTCTTTTCTCTTCAAACTATGCAATTGATCCCACCGACCCACAATTTAAAAGGTATTTTCTGTTCTATGTAGTGGCATTTACATTCTGCTCAATGTTTTTAAAATCAGATTAATAAATGGTTTCTGATTAGGCCATTTGAACTGGATGTTCTGGTTCTCTAAATTATAGTTCTACTAAACGGATAATTTTTATCAAAACAGTGAAGTGCGAACTTCTAGTTTCTTATTGGGACCATTTGTCCTCATAAGATCCTGGAATACCAATTtcatgaattttaaaattatctttatttGCATGATAAATTTCTTTCAACCAAAAGTTAATGCTGCTGCTGATAGCCGGGCTTCTATTAGATAGGTAGCAACTAATTTGTTACGCTAGTTTCATgtttaactaattttaattatcaaGATTGGATGGATGGTCTTGATATCTGATTATTCTCTGGTTCAAGAATATGCAGGTTTTAATGTAGCAAACTCagcattttattttgttttattttattccaaaatataATCGTGGGTGTTTTTGCAGGAGTGCGACATATGCAAGGCAGCTAGCACAGAAACAGCAAAAGGATAGTGCGGATCCACCTGCGGAAAGGGAGCCTacaaaaccaaaagaaatgCAATTGTCTTCGGATGATTCTGGCATGGTGAAGGAGGGTGAGGAAAAAGCATTAGAGACTTCGATGTCAAAGAaagataaatatgaaatatcatCTTTGGTTAAATCGATAAAGATGAAAGCAAAGCAAGTTCAGTTACCCTCTGCTAGCAGGACAAGGAAAGATGAAAAATCACACATCAAAGGTACGAAGAAAAAAAGGCAGCAGTTCTGAATCTTGTGGTTCAGAAAACACTTGAATACAAGAAAATTGGTCTCTTCTGTATTCTACAAAACCCAGCAGGGGAAAAAGGAATTTTCAAGGCGTTAATCTTCTTCCAAGGCGTTGAAAGTTTTGAATCCTAatcacccatttaaaattttgaatctACATAATTACAATGCttcattaatattttgttgtaaACTACATGTTGAACAGTATAAATTAATGAGTTTGATAATAGTCTCTAAGTAGTCTTGAAACCCGCATCCATCTTTTGGTGGTATAATGATCACCATGTTATTAACATTTATAGCTGTATGTCAATCTAGATTTGAATGCATACCTCTTCAAAATAACTGCTAAGAGTTTTCACATCTGGTGTTTggtataatgattaattatctCATTTTTCTGGAGAGATTTTATTTACTAAATCAAGTGTATGTTGTATGCCAGCTAACTGCTGTATAACGTATAACTGAACTTTCCCAAGTTTACACCTATATTAGGTTCTTATATACAAGCCCATCAGAGACTATTATAACTGGAAAAAAAGTGAAGCACAAATGCCACCCGTGTGATAAactaaaagtgaaaaaaaaaagcactaCTTTTTGTAATAATACATGATGGAAGAATGAAGAGGGAAAGGCTAAAAAATGGGTAAAAGTAGAAATAGGacaaaaagaaatgaaaaagtaGGTTTAATCATGAATGATCGATTGGGTGGAATAGTAGATGGATTGGATGTAGCCACGGGATTCACAGCGATAGCAGGAGAAACAGCAGGAGCATGCGATGGGTTAAGTGGTGGTGTATCTGAGAGCACATATTCAGAACCTGAGAGGAGCATATAACATTATTTAACAAGAGTGTGGAAGAGCAATTCAAATGTTGAAGAGCTGAAATATACTCACAATTACTTTCTTTCCATCCAAGATTCATGTTGTCACGATCGAAGACTATCTTGTAACCACTCATGAAGTTTTCTGCATTAATATAATCAATGTTGCAAGTTTGAATGATGCATGATTCAGCAAAAAAGGTTGAACAATGATTTCCTTAAACTAAATAAGATAAGAAGCGTGGGCATAGAATTATGCTATTGTTGTAACTTGGGATACTCATGacataaaattggtttttgaGGACGGATTTGGATTCATGTGATCTCAATCCaactttgtgttttttttttcctttctatgttttcaatttttaattatgtatcaataatattttttttttacttaatgaATATGATTTCACATAATATAATATTGCACTTACATTAATATtacttattttgaaaatatccAATAAAATATACCTTacttttatactttttaaaaaaatttatgatcTAGTTATACGTAAGACTTAAACAAACTTTTTTACCACAtgattcttaataaaaaaaaaatatcaattttaatcctatttttttcatttttttctgtgTCAAGTAAATTTTTACATTTTGCTTTtgattcttaatattttttttttccatttttgtccccataaaatatttatgtttcttTTGGTTTGTAGAGTTTAATAATAcctttttaatatcttttaaacGACTATGTCAATGATAAAggcaaaaataaatatttattcaagaccaaaacccaaaaaaatatttatacaaaatcatatgtaaaatatttatgagGGAAGTTTTGTATGGACCGAAATAAACGCTCCCAAACTGTTATATGAATGCTCTTAATTGTAGGTGTTATATAATTGAAAGACACAATGATTGATAATTCAGAATGCAAGATTTTATGATGATATATTCTACGAAGAAAATTTTCTTGAGTAAAATACTCACGTCC encodes:
- the LOC137808496 gene encoding pre-rRNA-processing protein ESF1, whose amino-acid sequence is MGSKNANEKKQKDKRKKVKDNLSSKHSAPSDGKVINDPRFAKVHTDPRFREAPKRETKVAIDSRFNRMFTHKSFLPSSAPVDKRGKAKNKPTSQVGSMRHYYKIDEKETEKSSDEEEEIEEELVKANRLKPKSDKDSELEETSESESSAKSEETSESESATDTDTDEGADEEVYEEEESDVQEDIAEIEKETHRLAVVNMDWRFVKAVDLYALLCSFLPPNGLIKSVAIYPSEFGLQRMKEEEVHGPIGLFDDEDDNSDEDNNNDGIDNEKLRAYEKSRMRYYFAVVECNSITTADYIYKECDGVEFMQTSNALDLRFIPDDMEFKHPPRDVATEVPANYECNDFYSRALQHSEVTLTWEDEEPLRVKTLNRNLNDEQLAQMELKELLNSDESESDDSKDNRETDDQNDKMEKKRAKYRALLQSGDDSDGGDEHDNIQDMEVTFNTGLEDLSKHILEKKDKKSETVWDAYLRKKREKKKARKNKAKHSSDDDSDDDTDQEATEEADDFFMEEPAVKKRKKAQNTEDEEHKPQDNVSKEELELLLADDKGTDTGLKGYNLKFKKGKGKRRENAFDEEKIPSNAFDDPRFSALFSSNYAIDPTDPQFKRSATYARQLAQKQQKDSADPPAEREPTKPKEMQLSSDDSGMVKEGEEKALETSMSKKDKYEISSLVKSIKMKAKQVQLPSASRTRKDEKSHIKGTKKKRQQF
- the LOC137808495 gene encoding uncharacterized protein is translated as MAFAHYLLAVPIEPSDCPKPSTPNPRLSISSHCLNFSSTLRPKTHKLSLFARLSRIAHKAKAKPQEPEVSVAGDAFTEFKHLLLPITDRNPYLSEGTRQAIATTSALAKKYGADITVVVIDEQQKETLPEHETQLSSIRWHLSEGGLRDYNLLERLGEGSKPTAIIGDVADDLNLDLVVISMEAIHTKHIDANLLAEFIPCPVMLLPL